In Desulfomicrobium escambiense DSM 10707, one genomic interval encodes:
- the glgP gene encoding alpha-glucan family phosphorylase, translating to MQPLHVYTVVPKLPEKLQPLKRLAANLYFSWQHEIEELFAQIDRDLWEKSGHNPVWFLNHLPQSTLEELGEDEFFLDRLSTIVAGFEKYVSRRGPMTGLEAQEEGPVVAYFSAEYGLAQCLPVYSGGLGVLAGDHLKSASDLNIPLVGIGLCYQRGFFRQYLTHDGWQQERYQPNDFEQMPLTPVLDTDGYPLKVRIYMQGKPLFLRIWRVDVGRVPLYLMDTNLPENSPERRELTSQLYGGDLEMRLMQEYLLGIGGIKALGALGLSPRVIHMNEGHSAFAGLERIRALMADRNLSFEAALEVVAQSSVFTTHTPVPAGNDRFPPELMAGYFQEYAADLGLSWKVFLALGREDTRNDAEHFCMTVLALRLSRFNNGVSRLHGKVSRRMWSRVWPQYPEEDVPIGSVTNGIHFPTWVAPEMSVLYDRFLGQSWREDPDCERVGEKFGSIPDIELWRTHERLRERLVDFVRRRLQQQIVSRGGRSWELEVADNVLNPEALTIGFARRFASYKRAYLLLKDAERLKRLVADPARPVQFVFAGKAHPRDNEGKKIIQDLVSLCQSRECRLSMVFLEDYDMQVARYLVQGCDVWLNNPRRPLEACGTSGMKAMANGVLNLSTLDGWWDEAWAPDNSLGWAIGNAEEYDDVEYQDFVESQTLYNILENDVIPLFYDRAQGSFPRRWVQKMKQALKSLGPVFNGHRMVEEYTKRAYLPSSISYGKLSVDAYRPAMDLAEWRMNLLTHWGNLDIRNVQCNTALEMFVGESLGVSAEVRVEGLAIEDIRVEIYTGPLDHTGGFASRSTFPMSPEERTVDGWYVYRGKAMPMATGKFGFTVRILPNHHLLRDAHSLGLIFWADEHASQGQG from the coding sequence ATGCAACCATTGCATGTGTATACGGTCGTACCCAAGCTTCCGGAGAAGCTCCAGCCCCTCAAGCGGCTGGCCGCTAATCTCTATTTCTCCTGGCAGCACGAGATCGAGGAGCTTTTCGCCCAGATCGACAGGGACTTGTGGGAGAAGAGCGGGCACAACCCGGTCTGGTTTCTGAACCACCTGCCCCAGAGCACGCTGGAGGAACTGGGGGAGGATGAATTCTTTCTGGATCGTCTGTCAACCATTGTGGCGGGGTTCGAGAAGTACGTGTCCCGGCGCGGGCCCATGACGGGCCTCGAAGCCCAGGAAGAGGGCCCGGTGGTGGCCTACTTCAGCGCCGAATACGGCCTGGCCCAATGCCTGCCCGTGTACTCCGGGGGGCTCGGCGTCCTGGCCGGGGACCATCTCAAGTCGGCCAGCGATCTGAACATTCCCCTGGTGGGCATCGGCCTGTGCTACCAGCGCGGCTTCTTCCGGCAGTACCTGACCCACGACGGCTGGCAACAGGAGCGGTATCAGCCGAACGATTTCGAGCAGATGCCTCTCACCCCGGTTCTCGACACCGACGGATACCCCCTCAAGGTCCGCATCTACATGCAGGGCAAACCCCTCTTTTTACGTATCTGGCGCGTGGATGTGGGGCGGGTGCCTCTTTATCTGATGGACACTAATCTCCCCGAGAATTCCCCGGAGCGCAGGGAGCTGACTTCCCAGCTGTATGGGGGTGACCTGGAGATGCGGCTCATGCAGGAGTACCTGTTGGGCATCGGTGGCATCAAGGCCCTGGGCGCCCTGGGCCTCTCGCCGCGGGTCATCCACATGAACGAGGGGCATTCGGCCTTCGCGGGCCTGGAACGCATCCGCGCCCTCATGGCCGACCGCAACCTGTCCTTCGAGGCGGCCCTGGAGGTCGTGGCGCAGAGTTCGGTCTTCACCACCCATACGCCGGTGCCCGCAGGCAACGACCGCTTTCCGCCCGAGCTCATGGCCGGGTACTTCCAGGAGTACGCCGCGGACCTCGGCCTGTCCTGGAAGGTCTTCCTGGCCCTGGGGCGCGAGGACACCCGCAACGACGCCGAGCATTTCTGCATGACGGTGCTGGCCTTGCGCCTGTCGCGCTTCAACAACGGCGTCAGCCGCCTGCACGGCAAGGTCTCGCGCCGCATGTGGTCCAGGGTCTGGCCCCAGTACCCCGAGGAGGACGTGCCCATCGGTTCCGTGACCAACGGCATCCATTTCCCGACCTGGGTGGCTCCGGAGATGTCCGTGCTCTACGACCGCTTTCTGGGTCAGTCCTGGCGCGAGGACCCGGACTGCGAGCGCGTGGGCGAGAAGTTCGGGTCCATCCCCGACATCGAGCTGTGGCGGACCCACGAGCGCCTGCGCGAGCGGCTCGTCGACTTCGTGCGCCGGCGGCTCCAGCAGCAGATCGTGTCCCGTGGGGGCCGGAGCTGGGAGCTGGAGGTCGCGGACAACGTGCTCAATCCCGAGGCCCTGACCATCGGCTTCGCTCGCCGTTTCGCCTCGTACAAGCGGGCCTACCTGCTGCTCAAGGACGCCGAGCGCCTCAAGCGGCTCGTCGCGGACCCGGCCCGGCCCGTGCAGTTCGTCTTCGCGGGCAAGGCGCACCCGCGCGACAACGAGGGCAAGAAGATCATCCAGGACCTCGTCAGCCTTTGCCAGTCCAGAGAGTGCCGTCTGTCCATGGTCTTTCTCGAGGACTACGACATGCAGGTCGCGCGCTACCTGGTCCAGGGCTGCGACGTGTGGCTGAACAACCCGCGCCGTCCCCTGGAGGCCTGCGGGACCAGCGGCATGAAGGCCATGGCCAACGGCGTGCTGAACCTGAGCACCCTTGACGGGTGGTGGGACGAGGCCTGGGCGCCCGACAACAGCCTGGGGTGGGCCATCGGAAACGCCGAGGAATACGATGACGTGGAGTACCAGGACTTCGTGGAGAGCCAGACCCTCTACAACATCCTCGAAAACGACGTCATTCCGCTCTTCTACGACCGGGCCCAGGGCTCCTTCCCGCGGCGTTGGGTGCAGAAGATGAAGCAGGCCCTGAAATCCCTCGGGCCGGTCTTCAACGGGCACCGCATGGTCGAGGAGTACACCAAGCGGGCCTATCTGCCGTCGAGCATCAGCTACGGCAAGCTCTCCGTCGACGCCTACCGTCCGGCCATGGATCTGGCCGAGTGGCGCATGAACCTGCTGACCCATTGGGGGAATCTCGACATCCGCAACGTGCAGTGCAACACCGCCCTGGAGATGTTCGTCGGCGAGAGCCTCGGCGTCAGCGCCGAGGTCAGGGTCGAAGGGCTGGCCATCGAGGACATCCGGGTCGAGATATACACCGGGCCCCTGGATCACACGGGAGGCTTCGCCAGCCGCTCGACCTTCCCCATGAGCCCCGAGGAGCGCACCGTGGACGGCTGGTACGTCTACCGCGGCAAGGCCATGCCCATGGCCACGGGCAAGTTCGGCTTCACCGTGCGCATCCTGCCCAACCACCATCTGCTGCGTGACGCCCACAGCCTGGGGCTCATATTCTGGGCCGACGAGCACGCGTCCCAGGGGCAGGGGTAG
- the dut gene encoding dUTP diphosphatase: MNPCPGNVTVEVKVRFLSETCPPEKFAYATDGSAGIDLRACMEEAEVSIPPGGRHRFPTGVAVECTMPGVAGFVYSRSGLGTKDGLVVSQGVGVIDPDYRGEILVSLLNTSDQTRTVTRGQRIAQLVFQPIVRALIVAEQSLTETSRGAGGFGHTGSL; this comes from the coding sequence ATGAATCCCTGTCCCGGAAATGTCACGGTTGAAGTCAAAGTCCGTTTCCTGTCGGAAACCTGCCCGCCGGAGAAGTTCGCCTACGCCACCGATGGCTCGGCGGGTATCGATCTGCGGGCCTGCATGGAGGAAGCCGAGGTCAGTATCCCCCCTGGGGGACGGCACCGATTCCCCACTGGCGTCGCGGTGGAATGCACGATGCCGGGAGTGGCCGGCTTTGTCTATTCCCGCAGCGGGCTGGGCACCAAGGACGGGCTCGTGGTCAGCCAGGGTGTGGGCGTCATCGACCCCGACTATCGCGGCGAGATTCTGGTCAGTCTGCTGAACACCTCGGACCAGACCCGCACCGTGACCCGCGGCCAGCGTATCGCCCAGCTCGTGTTCCAGCCCATCGTCCGGGCCCTCATCGTTGCCGAGCAGTCCCTCACGGAGACCTCCCGCGGCGCCGGAGGATTCGGGCACACAGGTTCCCTCTGA
- a CDS encoding TlyA family RNA methyltransferase has protein sequence MAKAMERADVVLAEQGLAESREKAKRLIMAGQVQLVLGGSRTLVAKPGQQISRTAVLELKESERFVSRGGYKLLTALERFGLDVTGMTALDAGASTGGFTDCLLQFGAARVYAVDVGHGQLHWKLTQDPRVINMERVNLRHAAPDLLPEQVDLVVADCSFISLRLILPPCLQFLKADGQVLALVKPQFELGPEHAVKGVVRSEEMQLAAVAQVQDFARDELGLVPLGVVPAGIKGPKGNQEYLLHLRR, from the coding sequence GTGGCCAAAGCCATGGAACGGGCCGACGTGGTCCTGGCCGAACAGGGCCTGGCCGAGAGTCGCGAGAAGGCCAAGCGGCTGATCATGGCCGGTCAGGTCCAGCTGGTCCTGGGCGGGTCCAGGACCCTCGTGGCCAAGCCGGGGCAGCAGATATCGCGGACGGCGGTTCTGGAGCTCAAGGAGTCCGAGCGCTTCGTGTCCCGCGGCGGATACAAGCTGCTCACGGCCCTGGAGCGTTTCGGCCTGGACGTGACGGGCATGACCGCCCTGGACGCCGGGGCCTCCACGGGCGGGTTCACGGACTGCCTGCTGCAGTTCGGGGCCGCGCGGGTCTACGCCGTGGACGTGGGGCACGGGCAGTTGCACTGGAAGCTGACGCAGGACCCGCGCGTGATCAACATGGAGCGGGTCAACCTGCGTCACGCCGCGCCGGACCTGCTGCCCGAGCAGGTGGATCTGGTCGTGGCCGACTGCTCGTTCATCTCCCTGCGTCTCATCCTGCCGCCGTGCCTGCAGTTCCTCAAGGCCGACGGGCAGGTTCTGGCCCTGGTCAAGCCGCAGTTCGAGCTGGGGCCCGAGCACGCCGTCAAGGGTGTGGTCCGGTCCGAGGAAATGCAGCTCGCGGCCGTGGCCCAGGTTCAGGATTTCGCCCGCGACGAGTTGGGGCTCGTGCCTCTGGGCGTCGTCCCGGCCGGCATCAAGGGCCCCAAGGGGAACCAGGAATACCTGCTCCACCTCAGGCGCTGA